The sequence GATCGAGAAGGACCAGATTGCCGTCGATCTCCGCCTTCAGCGCCGTGTGGAAAGAGACCGGAATAGCCCTGATGTACTGCCTCAAGCTCGAAGGGTACTCCACTCTCAGGTTCTCCCAGCGGAACGAGTAGGTAACGTACATCACGCGAATCTTCAGCATCTCGAGCATCGTTCCCAGCAATATGCTCTTCGCCTCGCTGCTCCCGAAGTTCTGGGCGATGATCCTGTCTGGGGAATCCCTATCCCCGTAGAGACTGACCGTCGGCCGGAAGGGTATGTCCCGGACCCTCTCGAATAGAGCTATCCTCATCTCGATCGGGTCGAGACCATCTGTCCAGGAACGGAACTTTGCCATCAGCGCTTCGTAATCGACCATGATAATCTCCCCCGGTGCATATGCGCTACAGAGGCCATCCTGTTTAGGTCTGCGAGGATAAGAACTTGGTGGTAGCTCAAGATCCGATCGGTCCATAGGGTCGCTTCAGCCCTCCGATCCGTTGGATGGTCAAGTTGGCGGTATTGCCCATTCGTCCGTGGAAAGTATTATCTCCAACTATCCTGGTGAGTACCAGGATCGGATGAAGTTCAGGACACTTTTGATCGTTACGGCCCTGCTGACCTTGACCGTGTCATCCATGGCCGGTCAAAATGCATCTGCTGAGGCCAGTTCGGCACCTTGGCCCATGTTCATGGCCGATCAGGCCCATACCAGCCGGTCCTCGTTGGACACATCGGCCAATCCGGGACATGCGGTCAACTGGGTACCGATATGGGCCACTGGAAATGCATCCATCGTCATTTCCGCCCGCGGCACGTACTTTGCCAGCTCGGGGGCGGTCCTTTATCGTCTGAGCGCGGACCACGCGTCCATGAACCGATATGTAGGTAATGACAGCCTGGTAGGGACGCCCGCGGTGGGATGGAACGATAGCGCCTATGTCGGCAGCCTGGACATGTTCATCAACTGTCTGGATGGCAACGGCACCAGGTGGTGGGAGTATAACACCAGCGCACCGGTGTGGTCATCACCTACCATGGTGGACAACACCACTCTCTATGTCACCTCTGCCGGCCTTATGTCGTTCACATTGGACGGCAGAATGAATTGGCGGGTTCTGCAGAACATATCCTCGCGGTCTTCGCCGGCTGTGTCCGCCGAGGGCGTCATCTATTTCGGAGCGGAGGATGGCAGGCTGTACGCGGTGGCTCGTAACGGAACGCCACTATGGTCGTACCATACCTCAGCGCCCATCCGCAACTCGCCATCGATCGACGGCGATGGCAACATACACTTCGGAACCGATGACGGCACAGTGTTTTGCCTAGGTCCATCAGGCAATCTCCTTTGGTCGTTCCAGAGCGGCGAGTCTGTCAGGTCTTCGATCGGCATCCGTTCCGACGGTACTTCGATGTTATTGACCGACGACGGCAGGCTTGTGGCGATCGAGCGGAACGGTAGCGTGGACTGGAGCCTGAAGCTCGAGGGATTCAATGTGTCCAGGTCCCTGGCCATAGACTCGAAAGGAATATGTTATGTGGGCTGTGACAACACCATATATTCTGTCAATGAGGACGGGACGCTGCGTTGGACGTACCGGATCAGCACCGGTTATGTAGGGTCCCCGGCCATCACCTCGAACGGCACGGTGGCCTTTGGCTCATCGACCGGCCTCTTCGAGCTCGGTCATGTGGACGAAGGCAACGAATGGATCGTCCTAGCTGGGACGATCCTGCCGCCGCTCGTCCTATGCGCGGTCCTTATACTGGGGGCCCGAAGGCTTAGGAGAGGA comes from Methanomassiliicoccales archaeon and encodes:
- a CDS encoding PQQ-binding-like beta-propeller repeat protein, with protein sequence MKFRTLLIVTALLTLTVSSMAGQNASAEASSAPWPMFMADQAHTSRSSLDTSANPGHAVNWVPIWATGNASIVISARGTYFASSGAVLYRLSADHASMNRYVGNDSLVGTPAVGWNDSAYVGSLDMFINCLDGNGTRWWEYNTSAPVWSSPTMVDNTTLYVTSAGLMSFTLDGRMNWRVLQNISSRSSPAVSAEGVIYFGAEDGRLYAVARNGTPLWSYHTSAPIRNSPSIDGDGNIHFGTDDGTVFCLGPSGNLLWSFQSGESVRSSIGIRSDGTSMLLTDDGRLVAIERNGSVDWSLKLEGFNVSRSLAIDSKGICYVGCDNTIYSVNEDGTLRWTYRISTGYVGSPAITSNGTVAFGSSTGLFELGHVDEGNEWIVLAGTILPPLVLCAVLILGARRLRRGKTVERKSE